From Spiroplasma endosymbiont of Diplazon laetatorius:
GCCAACAGGTAAATTAACTTTTACAATTTATGATGTAAGAGTTGATGGAGTAGGAGAACTTGCATCACTTTATGACAAACGTTTTAAAGAACTACAGGAAAAAGGTTGGTTCTTGGATGAATTTAAAAAATCTATTCCAAAGTTCCCCAAGAATATTGGAATAGTAACTGCAGCAACAGGTGATGCCGTAAGAGATTTAATCACAACAATTAAAAGAAGATATCCACCCGTAAATATATTTTTGTTTCCTTCATTAGTTCAAGGTGATGGTGCTGCAAAAGATATTGCAAAAAAAATTAAACAAGCTAATAACTTCGAAACCAAAATAGACACTTTAATAGTTGGAAGAGGTGGAGGAAGTTATGAAGACCTTTGATCATTTAATGAGTTAGAAGTTCTTGAAGCAATAAGAGAAAGTAATATACCAATCATAAGTGGTGTTGGTCATGAACCAGATATTACTTTAGCAGATTATGTTTCTGACTTTAGAGCTTCAACACCAACTGCAGCTGGGGAAAAATCAACTCCCGATTACGAAAGTGTTCTTCAAGCGCTTTCGTCTAAGAATCAAGAATTTGCAAAAGTTTTAAATAACAAAATTGAAAAGATACATTTAGAATTTGATAATATTTCTACAAGATTAAACTCAAGTGTTACAAATAAATTGCAAAATTTAAAAAACAGTTTTGAAAACATTTCAAATAACTTTACTTCAATCATTACAAATAAAATAAATTTCATTAACAGTAATTTTGAAAACAAATTACAAACTTGAAAAAGAATTTTGTTAAATAAATTAGATAAAAATGTTAATGAATTAAAAGTGTTTGAAGAAAAAATAGAATTACAAAGTCCATTCTTACCTTTAGAAAAAGGTTATTCAATTTTAAAACAAGATGATCAGATTATAAGATCTAAAAATGACATAAGTGAAAATAAATTAGTTACTGCTATTTTAAAAGATGGTGAAGTAAACATGAAATTAGAAAAAGGAAGTGAATAATATGAGCGCAAAAAAATTTAATGAACTGTTAGACGAAATAAAAAACATTTCAAATAAATTAAATGATTCATCAACTTCAATGGAAGATTCAATTGAATTATTTAAAAAAGGAACAGAAATGATTAAAGAAGCAAAAGAACAATTAACTAATCTTGAAGGAGAAGTTAAAAAAGTTCTTGACAATAACGAAACAACAAACTTTTAATAAAAAAATGGAATTTAATATTCCATTTTTTTATGCTTTTGCAATTTTATTTGCATCTTCATCTATTATTAAATTAAAGTAGGGATGTAAAGTTAATAAGCTAGAGGGCACAATTTCTGTTACAGGTCCATTTAAAATTTGATCTATAACTTCAGCTTTGCTTTCTCCATTAGCTATCATAATTATATTTCTTGTTGCCATTATTTCTCTAGGACCCATTGTTACAAATTCATCATTGAATTTAGTTTCATCTAATTTAGGAACACTTATATTTCCTTCTAAATCTTTAATTTTGATAACCCTTGTTGAGTCTCCAAATTTTGTAACTCCAGACATGTTTCCACAGAAATGTCCATCAATACCAATTCCTAAAAGAACTAAATCTAATCCTCCGTCTTTTTCTAATTGTAAAATATGTTCTTTTCAATTCAAAAAATTCATTCTATGAATGTTTTCTTCTTTTATGTTTCCAGGTATATAGAATATTTTTTCTAAATCTTCTATTGTTATTCCTTTTTCTAAATTATTTCTATAAGGCACTTCATCAAAGTTATAAAAATGAACTTTAGAAATTGATTTGATATCTTTTAATTTTTCAACTAACAGTTTGTAAAACAATAAGGGGCTTTTACCTCCAGTTATAGCTACATTAATTCTTTCTTTATCACTATT
This genomic window contains:
- the xseA gene encoding exodeoxyribonuclease VII large subunit, which encodes MTEMIFKITDFADILKEYVEDSNAFKNVNVKGEVANLTHNKSGHIYFSLKDNQAKIDCAIWKTNAHKFTDLNIKEGTEIIGKGSLSYYKPTGKLTFTIYDVRVDGVGELASLYDKRFKELQEKGWFLDEFKKSIPKFPKNIGIVTAATGDAVRDLITTIKRRYPPVNIFLFPSLVQGDGAAKDIAKKIKQANNFETKIDTLIVGRGGGSYEDLWSFNELEVLEAIRESNIPIISGVGHEPDITLADYVSDFRASTPTAAGEKSTPDYESVLQALSSKNQEFAKVLNNKIEKIHLEFDNISTRLNSSVTNKLQNLKNSFENISNNFTSIITNKINFINSNFENKLQTWKRILLNKLDKNVNELKVFEEKIELQSPFLPLEKGYSILKQDDQIIRSKNDISENKLVTAILKDGEVNMKLEKGSE
- the xseB gene encoding exodeoxyribonuclease VII small subunit; this encodes MSAKKFNELLDEIKNISNKLNDSSTSMEDSIELFKKGTEMIKEAKEQLTNLEGEVKKVLDNNETTNF
- a CDS encoding glucosamine-6-phosphate deaminase is translated as MRLIKTKNYEEMTEKALSLFIEIIESNSDKERINVAITGGKSPLLFYKLLVEKLKDIKSISKVHFYNFDEVPYRNNLEKGITIEDLEKIFYIPGNIKEENIHRMNFLNWKEHILQLEKDGGLDLVLLGIGIDGHFCGNMSGVTKFGDSTRVIKIKDLEGNISVPKLDETKFNDEFVTMGPREIMATRNIIMIANGESKAEVIDQILNGPVTEIVPSSLLTLHPYFNLIIDEDANKIAKA